In Pyrus communis chromosome 1, drPyrComm1.1, whole genome shotgun sequence, the following are encoded in one genomic region:
- the LOC137711446 gene encoding G-type lectin S-receptor-like serine/threonine-protein kinase LECRK3 → MGNFILQPQFSQLTLIRSYSMPVMVGFVLAMAFVVAQAQQMQSNISRGSSLTPTTNSSWLSRSGVYAFGFYKQGNGYAVGIFLAGIPQTTIVWTAKRDDPPLSTNVTLDFTSDGFSLKPTQGQSFVIEYTSGSSASMLDSGNFVIYNARQDIVWQSFEHPTDTLLPGQTLFAEDELFSAKSESDHSTGIFRLKMQADGNLVQYPVNTPYKAEYAYYSSGTDGRGKNVTLHFAADGHLYLLNDTHSNIRNITNGGLPADQATIYLMRIDADGIFRLYSHDLNHNGSRSMVWESSNDKCDPKGVCGLNSYCVLLDLEAECRCLPGFVSANQRNKTSGCSRNLVADGCEHKNETLKYTMEELESTTWEDISYVDLTLSDKEACKRACLEDCNCEAALFDDTSCKKQRLPLRYGRRQVNTSNVALIKVAKSTTTPDTNRIVEKGSKRKGRTDILIVSLSLAAFGAILFAISVVVLCKHNVWAYKRVNTPIRDSEFNEDIALRPYTYEELEKITNNFTEEVGRGASGTVYKGVILASQKPVAVKRLEKVAAEGEKEFQTELKVIGKTHHKNLVRLLGYCLDGPKRLLVYEYMSNGSLADVLFAPDRQPCWEERMRIACNIARGFLYLHEECDTQIIHCDIKPQNILMDEYMCPKISDFGLAKLLKADQTRTTTGIRGTKGYVAPEWHRKMPITVKADVYSFGIVLLEIICCRRNVDWSLPEEEAVLDELAYPCFESGELGKLVGEQEVDTRQFERMIKVALWCVQDEPSLRPSMKKVLLMLEGTVEIPIPPSPNSILSTI, encoded by the coding sequence ATGGGAAACTTCATACTGCAACCACAATTTTCTCAACTCACGTTGATCAGATCTTATTCAATGCCTGTTATGGTTGGCTTTGTTCTTGCCATGGCATTTGTTGTTGCTCAAGCACAACAAATGCAGTCGAATATCAGCCGCGGATCTTCCTTAACGCCGACTACCAACTCCTCGTGGTTGTCACGTTCTGGTGTATACGCCTTTGGATTTTACAAGCAAGGAAATGGCTATGCTGTGGGGATATTTCTTGCTGGAATCCCCCAAACAACTATAGTGTGGACTGCGAAGCGAGACGACCCTCCACTCTCCACCAATGTTACTTTGGACTTCACAAGTGATGGGTTTTCCTTGAAACCAACACAAGGCCAAAGTTTCGTGATAGAGTATACCTCTGGTTCTTCGGCTTCCATGCTTGATTCAGGAAATTTTGTGATATACAATGCTCGTCAAGACATAGTATGGCAAAGTTTTGAGCACCCGACTGACACCCTTTTGCCGGGTCAGACCCTGTTTGCTGAGGACGAGCTGTTCTCCGCTAAATCAGAATCTGATCACTCAACTGGCATTTTCCGCCTCAAAATGCAAGCCGATGGAAACCTTGTCCAATACCCTGTAAATACTCCATACAAAGCCGAATATGCCTACTATTCATCTGGAACGGATGGCAGAGGAAAGAACGTGACACTTCATTTTGCTGCTGATGGCCATCTCTACTTGCTAAATGATACCCATTCGAATATCAGGAATATAACAAATGGAGGTCTTCCTGCTGATCAAGCAACAATTTATCTTATGAGAATTGATGCAGATGGAATATTTCGATTGTATTCGCATGATTTGAATCACAACGGGAGCAGGTCAATGGTATGGGAATCTTCCAACGACAAGTGTGACCCCAAAGGTGTATGCGGATTAAATAGTTATTGTGTCTTACTAGATCTTGAAGCTGAGTGTAGATGTCTTCCAGGATTTGTATCTGCCAATCAGAGAAATAAGACTTCAGGCTGTTCGAGGAATTTAGTTGCAGATGGTTGCGAACACAAAAACGAAACTTTAAAATACACCATGGAGGAACTGGAAAGCACAACATGGGAAGACATTTCGTATGTGGATTTGACATTATCAGACAAAGAAGCTTGCAAACGAGCCTGTTTGGAGGACTGTAATTGTGAAGCCGCGCTTTTTGATGATACAAGCTGCAAAAAGCAGAGGCTTCCTTTGAGATATGGAAGAAGACAGGTTAATACTTCAAACGTAGCTCTCATCAAGGTAGCTAAATCTACAACTACTCCAGACACAAATAGAATCGTGGAAAAAGGAAGcaagagaaaaggaagaacCGACATCCTGATTGTTAGTCTCTCGCTTGCTGCTTTCGGAGCTATTTTGTTTGCAATTTCTGTAGTTGTGCTTTGCAAACATAATGTGTGGGCGTATAAAAGAGTGAATACTCCCATTCGTGACTCTGAATTCAATGAGGACATCGCTCTGCGACCATATACTTATGAAGAGTTAGAGAAGATTACGAACAATTTTACAGAAGAGGTTGGAAGAGGCGCGTCGGGAACAGTTTATAAAGGAGTGATCTTGGCTAGCCAAAAGCCAGTTGCTGTCAAACGACTGGAGAAAGTTGCAGCTGAAGGCGAAAAAGAATTTCAGACTGAGCTGAAAGTCATTGGGAAAACCCATCACAAGAATTTAGTCCGTCTGCTTGGATACTGTCTTGATGGACCAAAAAGGCTTTTGGTATACGAGTACATGAGCAATGGCTCACTTGCAGATGTACTCTTCGCACCTGACAGACAGCCTTGTTGGGAAGAAAGAATGAGAATTGCTTGCAACATAGCACGAGGATTTCTTTACCTCCATGAAGAGTGTGATACACAGATTATTCATTGTGACATAAAGCCCCAAAACATTCTGATGGATGAGTACATGTGCcccaaaatatcagattttggaTTGGCAAAGCTGCTTAAGGCAGACCAAACAAGAACCACAACTGGCATCAGAGGAACCAAGGGATATGTTGCACCAGAGTGGCATAGGAAAATGCCAATAACAGTTAAAGCTGATGTTTACAGCTTCGGAATTGTTTTGTTGGAGATCATATGTTGTCGAAGGAATGTGGATTGGAGTCTTCCAGAGGAGGAGGCTGTTTTGGATGAATTAGCCTACCCCTGTTTTGAGAGTGGTGAGCTTGGAAAACTAGTGGGTGAACAAGAGGTCGACACAAGGCAATTTGAACGGATGATTAAAGTGGCACTTTGGTGCGTCCAGGATGAACCGTCGTTGCGTCCTTCTATGAAGAAGGTTTTACTCATGCTTGAAGGAACTGTAGAAATCCCAATCCCTCCCAGTCCTAACTCTATTCTCAGCACCATCTAA